One Planctomycetia bacterium genomic window, GCCACTGGCGCCCCGCATCAAACTTTATGCGGGTGTACGTAGCTTGCCGGGATCGCGTCGCGTTAAATAGATGGGAGGCGAGTCCGTCGCCGATGGGCCAATGGCTCGATCGGCGACGTGATCCGCCTCCCATGCTTTTTTTGATCGGCGACAAATCTCCGTGACGCAATTCCCGCTTCCTCCCGGCCAGCAACTCGCCGCGGCCCACAAATGGCCCTTCGTCGGTGAACGCGCGCCCGGCCAGGGCCCCGAGGCCTGGACGCTGACGCTCGTGGAGGTCAGCGGACGCCGTCATCAATGGTCGTGGGATCAGCTTCTGGCATTGCCGCGGACGCGGCTGGAAGTCGACATCCACTGCGTGACGCGTTGGTCGATCTTGGCGATGCCATTTGTCGGCGTGACGTTGGCTGACTTGCTGAAAAGCGCCGGCGTGGTTTCCTCCGCAGGGTTCGTTTCCTTCGTCGCGCGGAGCGACCGGCGACACAGCACGTCATTGCCACTGGCCGACGCCTTGGAGTTGAACACGCTGATCGCTTGGGAAGCTCAAGCCAAGCCGCTGGAAAGCGTCCACGGCGGACCGCTGCGCTCGGTGGTTCCCGGCCGCTACTTTTATAAAAGCGTCAAATGGCTGGAGCGGATCGAGTTGCTCGACTCGGACCGGCTAGGCTATTGGGAGGCCACGGCCGGCTATCACAACGCGGCCGATCCCTGGCGCGAGCAACGCTACCTCGCGCCGTCGCTCGATCGGCGTGAAACGGCGAACTTGCTCGCGGCGCGCGATTTCTCCGGCCTGGATCTCCGCGGCATCGACGCTCGCGGGCATAACCTCGCTGGCCTCCAGGCGGTGAACGCACTCTTGCGCGATAGCGACTTTCGCGGTTGCGACCTCTCGGGCGCGAACTTCGCCGGCGCCAATCTCAGCAACGCCCGCCTCGCGGACGTGAATCTCCGCAGCACAAGCTTCCTCGGCGCCGATCTAGAAGGCGCCGATTTCTCCCGCGCCGAGCTCCAGGGCGCAAACTTCACCGGCGCCTCGATCTTCGGCGCATCATTCGCGCCAGTCGACGATCAAGGTCAAGTCGTCACCAATGATAGTGCCCGCTGGGACCACACGACGCAGTTCGACTCCGCCCGCTTGGAAGACCTTCTGCCCGCACAGCGGACGCTATTCCAATGAACCGCGGAATCGCTGAGACGCGGAGGGAGCGAGGAATCTAACCGCGAAACACGTCAAATCACGCGAAAAGTGGAACTTCGAAATAGCATCGATTTGAAGTATTTCCTTTCGCGTAATTTCGCGTGTTTCGCGGTTAAATCCTCTGCGCCTCCGCGTCTCTGCGGTTCAAAAGGATTGAGACGTCACTCCGCCATGGCCATCGCCAGTTTTGCCCGTGACCAGACGGGGCGCCAGTCGTTGCGGTCGAGGAGTTCGCTGAATTCCGCCAGGGAATCGACGATGATTTCCGGGCGGTAGGCATAGTTCTGCAAGTCTTCCTGGTGCGTGCCGCCGCTCAGCACCAGCACGCTGTGGAAGCCGAGTTGCACCGCGCCCAGAATGTCCGTTTCCATCGTGTCGCCAATCATGGTCGTTTCGTCGGTCGCCAGGCCCATTTCCTTGCGAGCGGCTCGCATCATCACGGGGCTGGGTTTGCCGACGCTGAAGGCCTTCACGCCGGTCGCCACTTCGAGCATCGCCACCATGGCGCCGCAGCCGGGCCGCAGGCCGTGTTGCGTCGGGCAGTTCGGATCGAGGTTCGTAGCGATCAACTTCGCGCCGCCCAGAATCATCCGCACGGCCGCTTCGACTTGTTCCAGGTTGAACGTCCGTCCTTCGCCAACCACGACGTAATCCGGTTCATGATCCACCACGGCGTAGCCGTTTTGATGCAGCGCGGTCAATAGACCGCCTTCGCCGATCACAAACGCGGTGCCGTCAGGTTTTTGTTGCGCGAGGAAACGCGCCGTCGCCATCGCGCTGGTGTAGACGTTCTCCTCGTCGACGTGAATGCCCATCCGCGCCAACTTGGCGACGACGTCGCGCCGCGTACGCTGGCTGTTGTTGGTGAGCAATCGAAACGGAATGCGGCGCGTTCGCAGTTGTGCGAGAAACCGATCGGCGCCGGGAATCAACTGCGGACCGCGATATAACACGCCGTCCATATCAATCAAAAAGCCCTGTTTCATGGCCCTTGCCTCTCCTCCTCGGTTGAAGTCCATTGCTTGACGCATAGCGCGGACAAA contains:
- a CDS encoding molybdopterin-dependent oxidoreductase; this translates as MTQFPLPPGQQLAAAHKWPFVGERAPGQGPEAWTLTLVEVSGRRHQWSWDQLLALPRTRLEVDIHCVTRWSILAMPFVGVTLADLLKSAGVVSSAGFVSFVARSDRRHSTSLPLADALELNTLIAWEAQAKPLESVHGGPLRSVVPGRYFYKSVKWLERIELLDSDRLGYWEATAGYHNAADPWREQRYLAPSLDRRETANLLAARDFSGLDLRGIDARGHNLAGLQAVNALLRDSDFRGCDLSGANFAGANLSNARLADVNLRSTSFLGADLEGADFSRAELQGANFTGASIFGASFAPVDDQGQVVTNDSARWDHTTQFDSARLEDLLPAQRTLFQ
- a CDS encoding HAD-IIA family hydrolase, which gives rise to MKQGFLIDMDGVLYRGPQLIPGADRFLAQLRTRRIPFRLLTNNSQRTRRDVVAKLARMGIHVDEENVYTSAMATARFLAQQKPDGTAFVIGEGGLLTALHQNGYAVVDHEPDYVVVGEGRTFNLEQVEAAVRMILGGAKLIATNLDPNCPTQHGLRPGCGAMVAMLEVATGVKAFSVGKPSPVMMRAARKEMGLATDETTMIGDTMETDILGAVQLGFHSVLVLSGGTHQEDLQNYAYRPEIIVDSLAEFSELLDRNDWRPVWSRAKLAMAMAE